GTAATAAGAAACCCAAATGATGTGATCAGATGGTATTTTAATGAGATTCTCATCACTGAAATCACTGGAGATCAGAGTAAGATCTGTACAGATGATCAGTGTGatgagagattcagagacagactgaagctggatcatctgactggatctctgaccatcatgaACACCAGAAACACAGACTCTGGAGAATATAAACTATtgatcatcatcagcagcagcagcttcAGCATCAGCAGAGTGAAGAGAGTCAATGTTACTGTCACTGGTGAGTAAATAATTCAGTCATTCAATGAGTTTTCCTTtgaggaattaaaaaaaaaacatttcaatattttaaataaacacaatatgTGTTGGGTTGTGGAAAATAACACTTTGACTAatgttattaacattattatattgCATAATATCAGACAGATTTCCTGATAGCGCCACTGATTCAGTTGAGCTCAAAGTGCTGATGCTGTTTTAACAACAACAGAAGCTGCCGTTTatcagttaaaggattagttcactttcaaataaacattttctaatgatttacccccatgtcatctaagatgttcatgtattttttttttcagtcgaaaagaaattaaggttttttatgaaaacattccaggattataaaggacttcactggcctccagatggttgaaggtcaaaattacagtttctgtgcagcttcaaagggctttaaatgataccagacgaggaataagggtcttatctagcgaaaaaGATTgtcaatttagaaaaaaatgtaaatgtatatgctttatataaacaaatgttcacCTTCTAAGTGCTTTTGCCAAAACCGAATTTCCATATTCTCCAAAAAGtctacgctgtatgtcctacaccttccctattctacttacggaaaaactgtttgttctgtaagttgaatagggaaggcgtaggacatacagcataaacTTTTTGGAGAATATGGAAATTTGGTTTTGGAGAAAGCACTATTATAAAAGGAGGTTAATCTCTGGCCATGAGAAATAACTTCCTATTTTAGCTTTAAATTGTAAAGCAGTTTGTAGAATCGACACATAGAAGTGACTTGATTTTCTGAATGAGCTACAGAAACAATCAAGcatgaatataatgtatttaatatatgaaaCTACGAATACATGGGCTATACGACTAAATATACACAAataatacacatatatatatatatagaaagcgaaAGTAAAGAAAATAGAGGTGATCAAAGAAATGGCAAATTACAAGCAGTTAAAACCTTTGAGAGCCAGCAAGAAAACTCAGTTTACACAGAGCTTAAAGCGCATGGAAAGAAATTGTCCTGTACTTGCATAAGTTCAGGTGCTGTGGTTAACATGCTCGCCTTTCTGTCAGAGTTTCAGTGCACGTGGTTTGGAGCGAGTGGTCCGTTCAGCTCTTCGGTGGGATTTTCAAACAAGGTTTCAACTTAAGAGTAAGATAACcagaaaataaagaagagagagTCCGTTTCCTAGGTGAGGAAGGATGAAGAAGgcttgacaaaagaaaaaaattgtgcGACGAAGTGACACGTGTCATTGTGTTTTAAGAACAACAAACCAGAACGCCTCCTTGGGTGCGCCAGCCAATGGTGAGGGTGCAATTTTGGCGGGCAAACTTTTTCTTTGTCTCCATTTATGACCTAATTTGTGACAGACCTATTGACCTAGTTTTATAGTCAGATCTGAGTACATTTTCTTCGAAGTaccattaaaaatagaaaaatgcaATTTACAGTAATGTAACATACATTGTTAATTAGAACATTCAGAGAGGTTTACAATGAGACcaaacttgtcagatggcaaAGACATAAAAGGGGAGATACAGTTTATACTTGGAGTTTTATCGTTTAAAATGAAACTAACACAATTTACAGTTATAGCTAAGCTTACATACTAGGGATACATACATGCAACTTGAAATACAACAACGGGTACACTTGGGCACAGTCATGTTTTGTGGATAAATGTACATACAAtctccgtgtgtgtgtgtgtgtgtgtgtgtgtgtgtgtgtgtggtgtgtattGGGGTACCTGGCCATTAACCCACATGGTGTGACTCTTTTGAAGTCCCCGGAGCTGGTGATGGGGTCTTCTGTTTAGCTTTAGATGGGCAACAAAGATGCCAAAGTCATAGTTTCTCCCAGAACAGCCAGAGCTGTGGTCCGTGAGATATACGGAGGGGTCAGATGTTAAAAGCATTCTTGACTTTAAAGTTGTATTGCTGCTCCTGATCCTGTGCAGACATTACAAAGgtgaacatttgtttatataaagcatatacttttacatttttttcaaaaatggctgatcgtttctctagataagaaccttattcctcgtctggtatcgtttaaagccctttgaagctgcactgaaactgtcattttgaactgtttggaggccactgaagtccactataaggagaataatcctggaatgttttcatcaaaaaccttcatttcttttcgactgacgaaagaaagacatgaacatcttggatgatatgggggtgagtacattatcaggaaaagtttttttttaaaagtggaCAAATCCTTTAAATCAATGTCATACAAAGTATAAATGTGTAATTGTCAaagatattgtgaaatattggaTGTATAATCATTCACTCTCTAGTAATAATAACTGTCTGTCTCCAGCTGTTCCAGGTTCAGGTCTGTCTTCAGGTGCTGTTGCAGGAATAGTTGTTGCTGTTCTGTTGGTGTTTGCAACTTCCGCTGTTGCTGTGGTTTACTGTCACCGCAGGATCCATACAGCAGTACCACAGACTGTAAGTGTTGCAGATCATTTAACAAGATATGAGATTTACTGTTCACACAAAACCTTTAAAAGAACAGtgaatacatattttatattatttattattatcatatacTTCAAATTCTTTTTTTATCATTGGCTGAAACAAATATGCAAACCGTGAATAgtctttttttgtccttttactTTTAACACTACAAAAGCAGATATTCAAAAcaatcaaaaacacaaacagctCCCAAATGAACTTCTCATGTTGATCTTGAttacctatagagtagtagtgcatccttcatatagccgaaaagtctttagttttatcagatttataaaagatacatacaCTGTAATGAGTATTTTGCGAAAAAACAGCCGAGCTCCTGGAGGACAAGCATGTGCAGCTTTTGTTTAGAGATTGGCTGCAAGCTATCATTGGTCAGCTaaacaactgtatttaaatacacacaataCACCATTGCTTTATCCATGGgtaacttttgaatcactataatgaatatagcgtATGAATGATAAATATCGAATTTATGAATTCTCtatgtttatgttgtttacattatatgcactcaGGCACcttttgccaacaaaacagacatttgaagcagttttactctCCATCTGCGTGTGCAACGTGTGCACTCGCTCTTCCGGGAGAAGTGCCGTACAACGATTCCAACCATTCTGTTGTCACACAGGCACATACTCGAAAAACAGACCCAGAAGTTCATGAGGATTTGAaagagtatttttggcacagaaatattCCGTCATACATCCatctcgtgttttgaaactttggccatgttaagcatgagaatccaactctttaacagtgtaaataagtcagaatcaCGCTGGCTGGCAGATGTCCGTGAGGGTCTGACTCTGCCGGCATTtactttaattttgtatttattttatatattaactCTGTTTGAACGTTCACCGGTTCCCACTCCCTTCTTCCCATAGCAACATACCTTACTATATCtatatagtattatattactttatttatttatttatttatatatatatatatatatatatatatatatatatatatatatatatatatatatatatatatatatatatatgttacgtCCCCCTGGCGTCTAGAGGGTATGGAGACGTAACATGAGAAAAGGTTAACTATTAAAATGCTGTTAAAAGAATGGACTCATTTATTAAGGAGATGTGTTGTGTGCGATGAAGAAACAGGCAGAGAAGAAAACTGAATTTATAGTTGCTTTTAGTAAGGGAAAATTCAATGTAACAAAACACCAATGATACAATAAGCAGTGAACCAAACAtacaaccaaaacaaacaaatacccatttacaaattatatacaaaagtaaaataaacGATAACAAAGCGAGGGACGAGAGCGGTGCTAAAACAAAGAAAtcagtaaaacaaaacaagttaACTAAACCCCAACAAATTCTAAACTAATCAAAAGAAAGCAAGGAAAATAACATCTTCAGTGTAGAACACCGCTATCTACACTAACTAAcaaacataaatacataaattggCACCCGCTCCTAAACTAGTGTGTTTAAACAACTTTACGTGTTGCGAGGTGTAAGTCACGTGACATACTAACCTGGTCCCATCACTATGTATCGGAGAAGGACTTGAACAAACTCTGACAAATCAAGAGTCGAGTCACGCCATAATCACAGTATCAGTAGTAGGGCATGATGAACACAGTTTCAAGTGAAGAAAATACACAATAAACAAATCAAACTAAACAAGAGCAAAAATACGACAGTAAAACGCAGGAGAGCAAACAAAACCGAGCAAACGCTTCTCTCCCGCTCGTGTCGCATCCGGGTCTTTATACGCGCCCACTAGCGTCTCATTGGTTCTCGAGATGTCGCGAGACTCCGATGACTGGCCGCGACGTCATCCAATTACGGGACCTGTAACAAGTGACagtgaaggagagagagagagagagagagagagagagagagagagagaacgctACGGGACGTAacgatatatatatagtaaattgCAGGTGGATGTTTTCATTGTGATCGCACTGGTTCTGGGTTTACAGAAATTTAGAAAATTAATAGGATATCATTACATAGAACATTAGGAAACAAAGCATTTCCCAGATGTAATCGTGTGAATCTCTGTTGATTatattgtttgtgtgttgaaaTAAACACAGATTAAACATACTTACATTCACGACCCAAAGTGAAGCGTTGTAGCGTTGCCAGCAGCACTGAGTGGAGTTTTGATGCTGTGATGGGAAGGCACCATTACAGCACATTTCATCCTGATGGACTGAGGAAGATGTGCCGACTTGCTTTGAGATGTTACTCCATTCTTCTACCAGGGCACTTTCTCGAGCACATCTGATAGTTCATATGGTCACATcagctgtctctctgtctcCTGTAGATCTGTTTTAGGTGTCTTTCATGACAGACACTGCAGTTTATTGCTCTGTTCACATCTGCAGTCCTGCAGCAGGTCTGTGGCATCTTCACACGGCTGATCAGAGACCAGAGCATCTGTACATGGTGTTTTAGTAGAAAGCTCTCTTTGGTTACTGTGACGTTCATTTTCTTCCACCTGTAAACTGTTAGTGTCTTAAGAGCTGTTTTAAAGCTGTGTGTGCAAAAAATTTTTTATGGTTCATTAAATAAGCaggaaaatacattttaaacactttcCAATAAAAGATCTGTAAAGCTTATTTGGAtttttacaaaattgtttaaaatgcattattgtgAAAAAGGTACATTTCTGTTTTTGCTgagtttatttgtgtgtgtgtgtgtgtgtgtgtgtatgtgtgtgtgtgttaaacatCAATTCCATCACTACTTTTAACTTTTGTGAATGTGTTTTCTTACAGGAGGATGATGATGGTAACTCACCACCTGATCCAAATGGCATTCCTTTGAAGCAGGACACATCCTAAAATCAGCCTCAGGCCGAGTAAAACAATCTAACATCATTTATAATTTTGATACTTTGATCGAAAGGGACACAAAGGGAATTAGGAAGTGATGTAGAGAAGAGGATCAGTTGAAACCCTCTTCAAGAGTAATCCTAAGATTTCAGTAGTCAGTACCAATaccagtaaaaaacaaacactgaaacCAGTTTAAATATGACATCAAAAACTGATTTTGACATTTAACCTTAAACAGTGTATGAGAAATAATAAGCAACACGGCAGCAATAAATCAGCGAGTGCttgatgtattttaaagctGCTAAAGTGACTCAGACAGAAACAGTGACACATCATCATCtctgtttcatttattttgcaCTATATAAACTTAATGCACTGATCTGGCTTGAAATATCGATTTTTATCATAAACTAATTTAATTTTGACAagtttttatctttattttttacatcTTTAAATTTCATTCTCAAATTAACATATCTTGAATTAAGAATGTTACAATATTGCAATTATGGAAAATGAAAAGGCAAGATTTCAGTGCAGCAGTAtgtttaaagggtcatgaaacccccctgttttaCCCTGTTCGTTCACACCTCTGAGCTGCAAAAACTCTGTAAAAATgggcgtgtaaagctctggaaaagtgggagttTAGAGGGGGAAAAGAGGGGAGAGAACATCCAATGAAACGCAGACatacaacacactcattatacacaataatgaatattaatatatgagcacgaagagaatgacaacaaactcccaagcacaagggagaaatgcgaaagaatatttaatagggctaataataggctactttgattatgtttacgagcactgcagtctcaaaatcagtctttcCATTAGAATAATCGTGTCGTCGCGCTCAGATAGGCAACACCACTGTATgagtgtccagtttgcacatataattcatatgaagaagacttgatgaaatatgtgtgcataactacaccgtgctggttaatgtttggtgcaggagaatgtgtgaaataaaaactttattctgTATATGAGTTATGTGTcacgtggctagtgttattaaactcatCACGGAGCTCCGCGCTGAAACCGATCGCACGCTCCGCGTCTATATCATAATAACAATcgttttttttatgtgtttgtattcaaactccagcatcgcgagcaaaatacaaacaacacgtgctgtgctgagggaaacagCCTATGGCTCGCGTGTTTGaacgcagctagagcaggcagaggtgaatgaacagcacttttgtgacatttttgaattctctgctgtaatgcgatctcacgcGAACATATTTTCTGAGAAAAGTGATGCTTCCTCATGAATAATACTGCAATaataatcttatgcatactacagcactgggattggattaaatgagctttatgtcatgaatatatgttGAGAATCACTAGAAACGGtctacgtcagcatgttcgaccaTGCCCATACTTGGACCGAAAGTACACGAttacgtcagattttgtgacgttgctccgactccgacagcttttcaaaccggaagacagaaatcgctctgaaaaatgcaaaaataactattttgtTTACATGGAGGTGATAAAGCCATCATTTTCAAAACCTTGCACTTTGCCGTTTTCAAAAGCTTGCATATCCAGACccccaaaatgctgttgttgtgtaaatgacaGCTGAAAAGCATAAAAAGTTttacgtttttagttgaaaacagtgttgtgTAAACTGCCCCTTACAAAGGAAATGAGTTTTAgtgctttttaacagttattgtGGTTGAAGCCTCATACACGTTTTTTGTAAAAACatgatattaataaaattaaagaagctaaaaatacagatataaaatggcatataCATGATATAAGGAGATAGTAGTCagaaacggtagtgcaaataagtcacaatgagagtagtgcaagtgaacggtagtgcaaataaacatatttatgaaatagacattctcaactatatttcttgaatgtaaacaaaaaaaacaaaacaaaaaaaaaaaaaaacagtaaaaataaagaaataaaatggcATATAATACACATCTATTGGTGTGGCCGGCAACTGGAAGAGCACCCATTAGCCCTGTCCAAATACTCACACTCGCAGTCTTTGCACTTGACCACTTGTCTACTTACATGacgtatttcctgtatttggctCAAGTAGTTGtaaagactgcaagtgtgtgtAAAACTTTTGATTACCTGATGGGACACACTGATagtgttgcaaaaaaaaattcaagagtttttttttttattattattgttttcagtactcattttaaaatgttgcatTCTAAATGTCTGTTCAGTGGTCACTATGCAACTAACATAAgacattattttaaagaaaatgatgGTGAAATTGCAGAATGGTcaaaaaagtgcaaaaagaTTTTGACCTACTTTGGAATTAAACATGagaaatatttaatgtattgtttGTCTGCAGGAATGTTACAGCAGAATTTCTACACATGTATAAACTCTCAAAaatactgggttgttttaacagttgggttaaatttttattcaaattttaaccaaacatgtttgacccaaattttggttgaaacaacccagcatttttgagAGTGTGTTTACTATAATAGTGAGACTGTTTTAAGTCTTCATACATTTGGAAGATATTCATCTTTATTGAACAAAACATCTGTGACATTTTATGAGTTGCTGATTAGTTCTTTTCATGTTATTTGTTGGTATTTGAGGAGATGAAGACTGTTGTGTCACTTGTCTTCCATCTCACGTCTCTTCAGCTGTGATTGTcaagtatttttgtattttgctGATATGTTTGTCTTGTGTATTATTATCACTGTTTGAAGATGACTGCCTTTATTAAAGAACTTTTAGCAGCATTCTTGTTTCTTCATTCAAATTTTAGAGTTTTTCTTCCATCTGGTGCTCATTTTCTTGTTAACTTCAAGGGTCTTAAAGTAAAACTCACAacagttttttcttttctgaaacAAGGAACTTCAAAGATTGTGTATTTATGTGACACTTGGGCCAAAGTTAGTGTGTTAGATATAAGAGGAAAGAAAACTAGACAGACATCTgaaaacatataaatatataaacttaaTGATTTGAGTAAAAAGCTGAAGTAATCAGAAAATCCAGATTCATTTTAACTTGATTTATTTAACtttgatttatttgaaaataactTGAAAGGTATATGTATGTTCATGTGATAAATAGCATTAAAACATCTGATTCATAATAACtggttccctttcatgggaacatcgacgctgcgtagtcgctttgggaacgcctctgcgtgattacgtcttgaagcacttgTGTAATCGATCCAATAGTGTAACTggacgtcagagcgggtgacgtcacggaccaggaaactataaagcacccctgagaacaaagaacgctagcttctgcgtcttcagcaagcgctctgtgtattgtgtgtcttatttggtgttgtctgtccGTTATACAGTTCGAAAATATCTCTTAGTCCGAGGGCAAGAGTATTTTCAGTCCACCaagcacttatatatatatatattgaaagaCACGTTTATAGAAGGAAATATGGCGGCAGGACAAACAGGCAAGCAGCAGTTCATTCAGTGTGCTTCTCCCTGCCCTCGCTTCATCACGggcggggatacacacgagTTATGTGTAGCCTgtttgggagtggagcatgcccaggcagctcttgagggagctgtctgtgtgcattgcGAAAAGTTAACGCTCCGTACACTCCGTTCACGCCGGGCGTTGTAgcgatgtacagttattaatcaatttatggatgaaatatgaatatcataattcagaaagctttatgacgttcatatatcgacccaacggggaattaaacatatatggtgaattaactacaacgaattataatcaatcacatatatgattagttctggttgaataattatgtggaaaactatcagttcgtccaccgaaacggacaattatccacagattatcatgacagaaatgttattctcgggccgggagactaactttctatcatagccttcaaatatagagcaaggatattagaatcagaacgttaaagtgactcggttgttgctaaaatgagcaagtgaacaaaaagcatggataaaatgagtttaatatacgaaacgggtaatacacaggttatacggctaaatggacacaagtaaatacaaatacatacaaagtagagggaaaggcagaaacgaaagagatgatcaaagcaggtcaaattgcaacagttcacctttaagagccagcaaggaaactcagtatttaagatcgtaaaaacgttatacttgcataggttagtcagggtgcttggagttttggagcgctcggtttgatagttgcttcttcttccggaggttgtttcggcgaagtttcaaacgaaggtttaactgttgtaatatgaccggaaaataaagaagagagtccgtcttgacggcaggaactcgtgcagaaaacttgtgccaccaaaagacgcgtgtcatggtgttttaaagacaacagaccagaacgccttcttgataacgtcctccaatgCTAGCGTTGCGATTTGGCGGGTTTCCACAttcctttgtcctgtctcccgaataaatttatggtatgttgaatcagtgcatttccttcatagtattattaaacattgaacgatgcatttggcagaaatgtaacgtacatgagtgaatagctcggattcacagctttacggagagatcaaactcgacaggtgtctctcgtcatataaagaagatacactttacactctattactatcgtttaacatgaaaactaacctactacagtcaattctacgattctacactagtaacacatacatgcagcgagcactacaatggcaggtacattcatatttgcaggtataatatttgtgtatacagtctttgtatgtgagtgtgtgtctgtgggtgcgtgcgtgtattttctctttttatgaccgtttggaattcgggcctgtctttcgaaacccgatccgtggcgttcgcatctcctttgaagtcacagaggagaggtttgggacttatcgaaatagtcataaaaagaaggtctcgtgatccattagtgtctgccgggccggaatcgatgtaagatttacaaaccaaagttccgtgaattgaggcttaaacacagtttatggtgggacctgctcatccttgagactgtgcagaccctacagCGTTCTTCGAGAAAGATAaagagggcgccgcggcgagtgttccccagggatcgggtcccgctgctgctgaggcacagcgGCGGCTGCATtcctggggttcacagatggatctggtggaggggttagagacgggccCAGCCCTATCTCGGCCCTCACCcgccagacccagtgtctctcctttggttgcggaagcacgcgctgcggtttcttcccccagaGGAGAGGCACCAGCGCTTCACCTGTCTAGCTCTGAGGAGTTGGATGTGGTGAGCGTTGAAGCTGGAGAGGAGGACtcgccatcctcatctccagcatatgaggagctgCTGGAGGTTGTGACTAGGGCAGTGGCAAAACTTAATATCGAATGGCCAGCAGAAAAAAGCGAAGCGCGTCACAAAAGCAAActggatgagcgctttctccctGCCCGGTCACAGCCTCAGTGTCGGGGATTACcattctttcccgacctccacaccgaggtgacGAGGTCGTGGAAAAAGCCAGCACAATATCGTGTATATAACCCTCAAACATCTATATATTCCAATATATTGGGGCTTAAACAACatggctatggggcgatgcctcgggtcgaagagacgctcgcgagctatctctcgcccgagtctgcgTCGTCCCTAAAATCCCCGACGCTGCCCACCAGACCACTAAGAACAACATCAGCTCTGGTGGGCAAAGCATATGCCTCAGCAGGTCAGGCCGCAGCGTGTTTACACACAATGTCTGTCCTTCAAGCATATCAggctgacctgctgggggagatcGATGAGATAGCTTTGATGTGATTCAGGAACTTCGTAAAGCCACTGATCTatctctccgtgccaccaaggagacggcaaaAACAATCGgtcgctctatggcagccctggtggcaaCGGAGAGGCATTTATG
The nucleotide sequence above comes from Chanodichthys erythropterus isolate Z2021 chromosome 10, ASM2448905v1, whole genome shotgun sequence. Encoded proteins:
- the LOC137027953 gene encoding uncharacterized protein isoform X2, with translation MKLFFDVFVVVLFLFGHGASDEVSVNEGDSVTLNTNVQTKHQEDIKWYFNSTRIAQISGDLSKICTDVQCNEGTERFRDRLKLDHQTGSLTIMNTRNTDSGEYKLKIIFSSSDSQKIFNVTVNGVSSAEQDEVKRKSVNEEESVTLDPGVIRNPNDVIRWYFNEILITEITGDQSKICTDDQCDERFRDRLKLDHLTGSLTIMNTRNTDSGEYKLLIIISSSSFSISRVKRVNVTVTAVPGSGLSSGAVAGIVVAVLLVFATSAVAVVYCHRRIHTAVPQTEDDDGNSPPDPNGIPLKQDTS